Proteins found in one Luteimonas chenhongjianii genomic segment:
- a CDS encoding efflux RND transporter periplasmic adaptor subunit: MRRILSIAMLAAALSACGNKQDPAAPPPPPEVGVMTVQPTTVPLQEDLVGRLAPYRSADVRARVPGVLERRVYQEGSDVKEGDVLFRIDPAQLQAALGTAQGAEAQARANASNAKSAADRARRLAPTNFISKSDLDNALAAERSADAALQAARASTRSAQINLGYATVRAPISGRAGKAQVTEGALVGQGEATLLTTVDQIDPLYINFSMSAGEFERIRSMQLDRSAGGGEVEILLADGNVHDQKATLDFSGDVVDPASGALQLRAIVPNPDRSLLPGVYVTLRANMGLQSGVFLVPQAAVLRDASTAYVLVAGEGDKVVRKPVRTERAQDGQWVISEGLVAGDRVIVSGVPKARPDAVVKPVPWTPNQAQSAPAAGAGAPPAGETSGAATSEDASAAPAEEAAGQAPAANDAQD; encoded by the coding sequence ATGCGCCGAATCCTCTCCATCGCCATGCTCGCCGCGGCGCTTTCCGCCTGTGGCAATAAACAGGATCCGGCCGCGCCCCCGCCGCCGCCCGAAGTGGGTGTGATGACCGTCCAGCCGACAACCGTTCCCCTGCAGGAGGATCTGGTCGGCCGTCTCGCGCCATATCGGAGCGCCGATGTCCGGGCCCGCGTGCCTGGCGTGCTCGAGCGCCGGGTCTACCAGGAAGGCAGCGACGTCAAGGAAGGCGATGTGCTGTTCCGCATCGACCCGGCCCAGTTGCAGGCCGCGCTCGGCACGGCGCAGGGCGCCGAGGCCCAGGCGCGTGCGAATGCAAGCAACGCGAAGAGCGCCGCCGATCGGGCCCGCCGCCTGGCGCCGACCAATTTCATTTCCAAGTCCGATCTGGACAACGCGCTGGCCGCCGAACGCAGCGCCGACGCTGCGCTGCAGGCAGCGCGTGCCTCCACGCGGTCCGCGCAGATCAACCTGGGCTACGCCACGGTGCGGGCGCCGATTTCCGGCCGCGCCGGCAAGGCGCAGGTCACGGAAGGTGCGCTGGTCGGGCAGGGCGAGGCGACCCTGCTGACGACCGTGGACCAGATCGATCCGCTGTACATCAACTTCTCGATGAGCGCGGGCGAGTTCGAACGCATCCGCAGCATGCAGCTCGATCGCTCCGCCGGCGGTGGCGAGGTCGAGATTCTGCTGGCCGACGGCAACGTCCATGACCAGAAGGCGACGCTGGACTTTTCAGGCGACGTGGTGGATCCGGCCTCGGGCGCACTCCAGCTGCGCGCGATCGTGCCCAATCCCGACCGCAGCCTGTTGCCGGGTGTCTACGTGACGCTGCGCGCCAACATGGGCCTGCAGAGCGGCGTGTTCCTGGTGCCGCAGGCTGCGGTGCTGCGCGACGCCAGCACCGCCTACGTACTCGTGGCCGGCGAGGGGGACAAGGTGGTCCGCAAGCCGGTGCGTACCGAGCGCGCGCAGGATGGCCAGTGGGTCATCAGCGAAGGTCTGGTGGCAGGTGACCGTGTGATCGTCAGCGGCGTGCCGAAGGCGCGGCCGGACGCAGTGGTCAAGCCCGTTCCGTGGACCCCCAATCAGGCCCAGTCTGCGCCCGCAGCCGGTGCAGGTGCGCCACCTGCAGGCGAGACGAGCGGTGCGGCGACGTCGGAAGACGCATCCGCGGCGCCGGCTGAAGAAGCGGCCGGTCAGGCGCCCGCAGCGAACGACGCGCAGGACTGA
- a CDS encoding GAF domain-containing protein → MFTSSPVTGSKAEQYAALAAQARALLHGERDSIANAANLSALVYHALPDLNWVGFYLFDGKELVVGPFQGLPACVRIPLDKGVCGAAARTRTTQRVDDVHAFPGHIACDSASRSELVVPLYDGERLIGVFDLDSPLPARFDADDQAGLETLAAIFVDSAREGGAG, encoded by the coding sequence ATGTTCACATCTTCACCCGTCACCGGCTCCAAGGCCGAGCAGTATGCCGCGCTTGCAGCGCAGGCCCGGGCACTCCTGCACGGCGAACGCGACTCGATCGCCAACGCCGCGAATCTCTCGGCCCTGGTCTATCACGCCCTGCCCGATCTCAACTGGGTCGGCTTCTATCTGTTCGACGGCAAGGAACTCGTGGTCGGTCCGTTCCAGGGGCTGCCGGCCTGCGTGCGCATTCCGCTCGACAAGGGGGTCTGCGGTGCCGCGGCGCGCACGCGCACGACCCAGCGCGTCGACGACGTACACGCGTTTCCCGGGCACATCGCCTGCGACAGCGCCTCGCGTTCCGAACTCGTCGTGCCGCTTTATGACGGCGAGCGCCTGATCGGGGTCTTCGACCTCGACAGTCCGCTGCCGGCACGCTTCGATGCCGACGACCAGGCCGGCCTGGAAACGCTGGCGGCGATCTTCGTGGACAGCGCACGCGAGGGCGGCGCGGGGTGA
- the bioD gene encoding dethiobiotin synthase — MTSRSLLVTGTDTGIGKTHSSVALLHALRGNGLRAVGMKPVASGCDWRDGGWRNDDALALQAASDPRPDYADVNPFALPEPTAPTLAARAAGVHVDVAMLYAAYARLADTADLVVVEGAGGWDAPLAEGLEHRDLARHLGGAVVMVVGLRLGCLSHARLTARAVAADGCRLIGWIGNRIDPDFARADDYVELLDRALPAPCLGILPFGVDPVRAAGHLVVDAVLAERSSSP; from the coding sequence ATGACGTCGCGCAGCCTGCTGGTCACCGGCACCGATACCGGTATCGGCAAGACCCACAGCAGCGTCGCCCTGTTGCATGCTTTGCGCGGCAACGGGTTGCGTGCGGTCGGCATGAAGCCTGTCGCGAGCGGCTGCGACTGGCGCGACGGTGGCTGGCGCAACGATGACGCACTGGCCCTGCAGGCCGCCAGCGATCCGCGTCCGGACTATGCCGACGTCAATCCTTTCGCCTTGCCCGAGCCCACGGCGCCGACGCTGGCGGCCCGCGCGGCGGGCGTGCACGTCGATGTGGCCATGTTGTACGCCGCTTATGCGCGGCTCGCGGACACTGCCGATCTGGTCGTCGTCGAAGGCGCCGGCGGCTGGGATGCGCCGCTGGCCGAGGGACTGGAGCATCGCGACCTCGCCCGCCACCTGGGAGGCGCGGTGGTGATGGTGGTCGGGCTCAGGCTTGGCTGCCTGAGCCACGCACGACTGACCGCGCGCGCGGTCGCTGCCGACGGCTGTCGTCTCATCGGATGGATCGGTAACCGCATCGACCCGGATTTCGCGCGCGCGGACGATTACGTGGAGCTGCTGGATCGGGCGCTTCCTGCGCCATGCCTGGGAATACTTCCATTCGGTGTGGATCCGGTCCGCGCCGCCGGGCACCTTGTCGTCGACGCCGTGCTGGCCGAGCGCTCGTCCTCGCCTTAG
- a CDS encoding multidrug efflux RND transporter permease subunit has protein sequence MPKFFINHPVFAWVVSILISLAGVISLLNMGVESYPSVAPPQVTVSATYPGASADTTERAVTQVIEQQLTGIDNLLYFSSTSSSSGRASVTLTFETGTDADIAQVQVQNKVSLATPRLPTEVVQQGVVVAKANAGFLMVVGLRASDPTVTRNQLNDIIGSRVLDQIARVPGVGSTQQFGAEYAMNIWLNPEKLQGYGMSASEVLAAVRGQNVQFAAGSIGSDPAPPGQGFTATVSAEGRFSTPEQFENIILRADNEGATVRLKDVARVAIGASGYGFDTKYNGQATGAFAIQLLPGANALTVAEAVSARMDELAPSFPPGIEWFKPYDTTTFVTLSIKEVVMTLIEALVLVFLVMLLFLQNLRATIIPTLVIPIALLGTFLGLSLLGFTVNQLTLFAMVLAIGIVVDDAIVVIENVERIMSEEHLPPREATIKAMEQITGAVVAITVVLAAVFIPSALQGGASGEIYKQFAITIAVAMGFSAFLALGFTPALCASFLKQHAPPGERRDNAFVRTFNKYYDRVNRTYVGHVGSAIRHAPRWMMVFVALSVVCGFLYMKLPSSFLPEEDQGYALAIVQLPPGATLQRTNAVFEDVRARLEQNPSYESMLQVAGFSFVGQGENVGMGFIKLKDWSERDVDINGFLGQVNGALQGVQDATIFVVNLPTVQGLGQFGGFDMYLQDRSGAGREALQQALNQLIGAAAQETDLLQGVRPNTLEAAPQLQLDVDRVQAGSMGLSINDIYSAIQLMLAPVYVNDYISEGRIKRVTMQADAQFRDAPGSINRFYTPSAIATNPNGTPTMIPLDTVVRPKWGVSSPSLTRYNGYSAINVVGSQAPGRSSGEAMTAMEQIVENDLPAGFGYDWAGLSYQEIIAGNTATLLLLLSVIVVFLCLAALYESWSIPVAVLLVVPLGILGAVVFTMLRPGLSNDIFFKIGMVTVIGLAAKNAILIVEFAVLQYKEGKTLFDATVEGAELRFRPIMMTSFAFIMGVTPMALSTGAGANARHALATGVIGGMLFATFLGLLLIPVFFVTVRRVLGDKLDKPDPRLVDSSDARPLDPDGVDRPAH, from the coding sequence ATGCCCAAGTTCTTCATCAACCACCCGGTCTTCGCCTGGGTCGTCTCCATTCTGATCTCGCTCGCCGGCGTGATCTCGCTGCTGAACATGGGCGTGGAGTCGTACCCGAGCGTCGCACCGCCGCAGGTCACGGTCTCGGCGACCTATCCCGGCGCCAGCGCCGACACCACCGAGCGCGCCGTCACGCAGGTCATCGAGCAGCAGCTCACCGGTATCGACAACCTGCTGTATTTCAGCTCGACGTCGAGCTCTTCCGGCAGGGCCTCCGTCACCCTGACCTTCGAGACCGGCACCGACGCGGACATCGCGCAGGTGCAGGTGCAGAACAAGGTGTCGCTGGCGACGCCGCGTCTGCCCACCGAGGTCGTCCAGCAGGGCGTCGTGGTCGCGAAGGCCAACGCCGGCTTCCTGATGGTCGTGGGCCTGCGCGCCTCGGACCCGACGGTGACGCGCAACCAGCTCAACGACATCATCGGCTCGCGCGTGCTCGACCAGATCGCACGCGTGCCCGGTGTCGGCAGCACCCAGCAGTTCGGCGCCGAGTACGCCATGAACATCTGGCTCAATCCGGAGAAGCTGCAGGGCTACGGCATGTCCGCGTCCGAGGTTCTGGCCGCGGTGCGCGGCCAGAACGTCCAGTTCGCCGCCGGTTCGATCGGTTCCGATCCCGCGCCGCCCGGCCAGGGCTTCACCGCCACGGTTTCGGCGGAAGGGCGCTTCAGCACGCCCGAGCAGTTCGAGAACATCATCCTGCGTGCTGACAACGAAGGCGCTACGGTGCGCCTGAAAGACGTCGCGCGCGTGGCGATCGGTGCGTCGGGTTACGGCTTCGACACCAAGTACAACGGCCAGGCGACGGGCGCATTCGCGATCCAGCTGCTGCCGGGTGCGAACGCGCTGACGGTGGCTGAAGCCGTGTCGGCGCGCATGGACGAACTGGCGCCCTCGTTCCCGCCGGGCATCGAGTGGTTCAAGCCCTACGACACCACGACGTTCGTGACGCTGTCGATCAAGGAAGTCGTCATGACCCTGATCGAGGCGTTGGTACTGGTGTTCCTGGTGATGCTGCTGTTCCTGCAGAACCTGCGTGCGACGATCATCCCGACGCTGGTCATCCCGATCGCACTGCTCGGTACGTTCCTCGGCCTGAGCCTGCTGGGCTTTACGGTCAACCAGCTCACCCTGTTCGCGATGGTGCTGGCGATCGGCATCGTGGTCGACGATGCGATCGTGGTGATCGAAAACGTCGAACGCATCATGTCGGAGGAGCACCTGCCACCTCGCGAAGCGACAATCAAGGCGATGGAGCAGATCACCGGCGCCGTCGTCGCGATCACCGTTGTGCTGGCCGCGGTGTTCATTCCCAGCGCCCTGCAGGGCGGCGCCTCGGGCGAGATCTACAAGCAGTTCGCGATCACGATCGCAGTGGCGATGGGATTCTCGGCGTTTCTCGCATTGGGGTTCACGCCGGCGCTGTGCGCGAGCTTCCTCAAGCAGCACGCCCCGCCGGGCGAGCGCAGGGACAATGCCTTCGTTCGGACCTTCAACAAGTACTACGACCGCGTGAACCGCACGTATGTCGGCCACGTCGGCAGCGCAATCCGTCATGCGCCGCGCTGGATGATGGTGTTCGTCGCGTTGTCGGTGGTGTGCGGCTTCCTCTACATGAAACTGCCCAGCAGCTTCCTGCCTGAAGAGGATCAGGGCTATGCGCTGGCGATCGTGCAGCTGCCGCCGGGTGCGACCCTGCAGCGGACCAACGCGGTGTTCGAGGACGTGCGCGCGCGACTGGAGCAGAACCCCTCGTACGAGAGCATGCTGCAGGTCGCGGGCTTCAGCTTCGTCGGTCAGGGCGAAAACGTCGGCATGGGCTTCATCAAGCTCAAGGACTGGAGCGAGCGCGACGTCGACATCAACGGGTTCCTCGGCCAGGTCAATGGTGCGTTGCAGGGCGTACAGGACGCGACGATCTTCGTGGTGAACCTGCCGACCGTGCAGGGCCTGGGCCAGTTCGGCGGGTTCGACATGTACCTGCAGGACCGCAGCGGCGCTGGCAGGGAAGCCCTGCAGCAGGCGCTCAACCAGCTGATTGGTGCAGCAGCGCAGGAGACGGACCTGCTGCAGGGCGTCCGTCCGAATACGCTGGAGGCCGCGCCGCAGTTGCAGCTCGACGTCGATCGCGTGCAGGCCGGGTCGATGGGGCTGTCGATCAACGACATCTACAGCGCGATCCAGCTGATGCTGGCGCCTGTCTACGTCAACGACTACATCTCGGAAGGTCGCATCAAGCGCGTAACCATGCAGGCCGACGCGCAGTTCCGGGACGCGCCGGGTTCGATCAACCGTTTCTATACGCCGAGCGCCATCGCGACCAATCCCAACGGGACGCCGACGATGATCCCGCTCGACACCGTGGTCAGGCCCAAGTGGGGGGTCAGCTCGCCTTCGTTGACGCGTTACAACGGCTACTCGGCGATCAACGTTGTCGGTTCGCAGGCGCCCGGGCGCAGTTCGGGCGAAGCGATGACCGCGATGGAGCAGATCGTCGAGAACGATCTGCCGGCGGGCTTCGGTTACGACTGGGCGGGCCTGTCCTACCAGGAGATCATTGCCGGCAACACGGCGACCCTGCTGTTGCTGCTGTCGGTGATCGTGGTGTTCCTGTGCCTGGCGGCGCTGTACGAGAGCTGGTCGATCCCGGTCGCGGTGCTGCTGGTGGTGCCGCTTGGCATCCTGGGCGCGGTGGTCTTCACGATGCTGCGTCCCGGCTTGTCGAACGACATCTTCTTCAAGATCGGCATGGTCACGGTGATCGGTCTGGCCGCGAAGAACGCGATCCTGATCGTCGAGTTCGCAGTGCTGCAGTACAAGGAAGGCAAGACCCTGTTCGATGCGACGGTGGAAGGCGCGGAACTGCGCTTCCGCCCGATCATGATGACGTCGTTCGCCTTCATCATGGGTGTGACCCCGATGGCGCTGTCGACCGGTGCAGGCGCCAACGCCCGCCACGCGCTTGCGACGGGCGTCATCGGCGGCATGCTGTTCGCGACCTTCCTGGGCCTGCTGCTGATCCCGGTGTTCTTCGTGACCGTGCGCCGCGTGCTGGGGGACAAGCTCGACAAGCCCGATCCGCGCCTCGTGGACTCGAGCGACGCGCGTCCGCTTGATCCCGACGGCGTGGATCGCCCGGCGCACTGA
- a CDS encoding TfoX/Sxy family protein: MTMPKLRNIGPKSAAWLRQVGLRTREDLEAAGAVEAFVRVRRAGFKPSLNLLYSLEGALLDCHWQDLPEPRRQQLVQAAEAATAQLPDPRARMAAGPVTTTVNETASAESPGGDRGD; this comes from the coding sequence GTGACCATGCCGAAGCTGCGCAACATCGGCCCCAAGTCCGCAGCGTGGCTGCGCCAGGTGGGCCTGCGCACGCGTGAGGATCTCGAGGCCGCGGGCGCGGTCGAGGCCTTCGTTCGGGTGCGACGCGCGGGCTTCAAACCGAGTCTCAACCTGCTCTATTCGCTCGAAGGCGCGCTGCTCGACTGCCATTGGCAGGACCTGCCCGAGCCGCGCCGCCAGCAGCTCGTCCAGGCGGCCGAGGCTGCGACCGCACAATTGCCCGATCCGCGCGCCCGCATGGCCGCCGGTCCGGTCACGACGACCGTCAACGAAACCGCGTCCGCGGAATCACCGGGCGGGGATCGCGGCGACTGA
- a CDS encoding TonB-dependent receptor domain-containing protein: protein MPFRTLSVAIVTALASPLAQAAPAAGASDLDTVFVTASRMHSSLRETLVPAQVIDRAEIERSQARDLPGLLQGRAGIQISNQGGPGKVSTIFMRGAESDHVLVLLDGIRIGTATAGFAAIQDIPVDQIERIEIVRGPRSSLYGSEAIGGVIQIFTRRSDGAITPRARLGVGSHALRESSAGIGGRSGHAWFGVDAAFQRTDGIDACRGSGTLLEGCFVDEPDRDGYRNRSLNLRGGLDLADGLTLEANALHADALNEYDGSIFGGNESHNVQQVTGATLGYAPSEVVRLTAQAGRAYDKSTTYFYDEGNGTHSDVGRFDTRRDTAALQAGFDLAPTQALSLGFDWQSDNVESMTAYAVTRRDTFATFAEYQARFGAHRLQASARHDDNEQFGGHGTGSLGWGMDLSRGIRLRATAGTGFKAPTFNDLYYPGSESPDLRPERSRSVNLGVSQDGEGWNWTFDVFESRIDDLIVLLYPPPDYLGTGLNIEQARIRGAELTFAVAAAGWDLTGELGHVDPRDRSEGVNHDNLLARRARNTARLDIDRDFGELRIGSTLRAASGRFDNLANTVRVAGYGTLDLRVAWAFDPDWTLEARASNLLDKAYETIAWYNQPGREYGLALRWAPVAR, encoded by the coding sequence ATGCCGTTCCGTACCCTGAGCGTGGCGATCGTCACCGCCCTCGCCTCGCCCCTTGCCCAGGCAGCGCCCGCTGCCGGCGCCAGCGATCTGGACACCGTGTTCGTCACCGCCTCGCGTATGCACAGCAGCCTGCGCGAGACGCTGGTACCCGCCCAGGTCATCGACCGCGCCGAGATCGAGCGCAGCCAGGCCCGCGACCTGCCCGGGCTGCTGCAAGGCCGCGCCGGCATCCAGATCAGCAACCAGGGCGGTCCCGGCAAGGTCAGCACCATCTTCATGCGCGGCGCCGAGTCCGATCACGTCCTGGTACTGCTCGACGGCATCCGCATCGGCACCGCAACCGCCGGCTTCGCCGCCATCCAGGACATCCCGGTGGACCAGATCGAACGCATCGAGATCGTGCGCGGTCCGCGATCGAGCCTGTACGGCTCGGAAGCCATCGGCGGCGTGATCCAGATCTTCACCCGCCGCAGCGATGGCGCGATCACGCCACGCGCGCGGCTCGGCGTCGGCAGTCACGCGCTGCGCGAATCCAGCGCCGGCATCGGAGGCCGCAGCGGACACGCCTGGTTCGGCGTCGACGCCGCGTTCCAGCGCACCGACGGCATCGACGCCTGTCGGGGTTCGGGCACGCTGCTGGAGGGCTGCTTCGTCGACGAGCCCGACCGCGACGGTTACCGCAACCGTTCGCTCAATCTGCGCGGTGGCCTGGACCTGGCGGACGGGCTCACGCTCGAGGCCAACGCCCTGCATGCCGATGCCCTCAACGAATACGACGGCAGCATCTTCGGTGGCAACGAGTCCCACAACGTGCAGCAGGTCACGGGGGCCACACTGGGCTATGCACCATCGGAGGTCGTGCGCCTCACGGCGCAGGCCGGCCGCGCGTACGACAAGTCGACGACCTATTTTTACGACGAAGGCAACGGCACGCACAGCGACGTGGGCCGGTTCGACACCCGCCGCGATACCGCAGCACTGCAGGCGGGCTTCGACCTCGCGCCGACGCAGGCCTTGAGCCTGGGGTTCGACTGGCAGTCCGACAACGTCGAAAGCATGACCGCCTACGCGGTCACCCGGCGCGACACCTTTGCCACCTTCGCCGAATACCAGGCCCGTTTCGGCGCACATCGCCTGCAGGCAAGCGCGCGCCATGACGACAACGAACAGTTCGGCGGCCACGGCACCGGCAGCCTCGGCTGGGGCATGGACCTGTCCCGCGGCATCCGTCTTCGCGCGACCGCCGGCACCGGCTTCAAGGCCCCGACGTTCAACGACCTGTACTACCCCGGCTCGGAAAGCCCCGACCTCAGGCCCGAGCGCTCGAGGAGCGTGAATCTCGGCGTCTCGCAGGACGGCGAGGGCTGGAACTGGACGTTCGACGTGTTCGAAAGCCGCATCGACGACCTCATCGTGCTGCTCTACCCGCCGCCGGACTACCTCGGCACCGGCCTGAACATCGAACAGGCGCGCATCCGCGGCGCGGAACTGACCTTTGCGGTCGCTGCCGCTGGCTGGGACCTCACGGGCGAGCTGGGTCATGTGGATCCCCGCGACCGCAGCGAAGGCGTGAACCACGACAACCTGCTGGCACGCCGTGCGCGCAACACGGCGCGTCTGGACATCGACCGCGACTTCGGCGAGCTGCGCATCGGCAGCACATTGCGCGCTGCCAGCGGCCGGTTCGACAACCTGGCGAACACCGTGCGCGTGGCCGGTTACGGCACGCTGGACCTGCGTGTGGCCTGGGCGTTCGACCCCGACTGGACGCTGGAAGCACGCGCGAGCAATCTCCTGGACAAGGCCTACGAAACCATCGCCTGGTACAACCAGCCGGGCCGCGAGTACGGACTGGCGCTGCGCTGGGCACCGGTCGCCCGCTGA
- a CDS encoding FAD-dependent oxidoreductase: MPALRIAIVGYGTAGQAASVLLARDGHRVEIFERAPAPGPVGAGFLLQPSGLQVLWRMGLLDGVLGHGARVHRLFGETPCGRAVMDMRYAGLDTRLCGVGMQRGALFALLDHARGSDAVLRAGVTVEGPDPDDDRYLLDADGRRHGPFDLVLACDGAASRLRRHVGGVRRDQVYPWGALWCLLDARDWPHRQELRQRYVAARRMIGMLPVGTRPGDAVPRVSFFWSLPVAAFDGWQAAALDDWRGAVSEIWPEAAQLLESTTTHAQLARATYRDVTLSRWHRGRWVLLGDAAHAMSPQLGQGVNMALLDAEALRDSLRTEAAMTDALAAYARTRQRHVGIYQFWSRWLTPVFQSDRDTIARARDLAFLPMGRMPGGRGHMLRVLSGTQRGAFGSLMLAPDFVDALAGVEPAPALDFSKA, from the coding sequence ATGCCAGCACTGCGCATCGCAATCGTCGGTTACGGCACTGCGGGCCAGGCAGCATCGGTGCTGCTGGCGCGCGATGGCCACCGGGTCGAGATCTTCGAGCGCGCACCCGCGCCAGGGCCGGTGGGCGCCGGGTTCCTGCTGCAACCCAGCGGTCTGCAGGTGCTGTGGCGAATGGGCCTGCTCGATGGGGTGCTCGGGCATGGCGCGCGCGTCCATCGCCTGTTCGGCGAGACGCCGTGCGGCCGCGCGGTGATGGATATGCGATATGCAGGGCTCGATACGCGACTGTGCGGCGTGGGCATGCAACGTGGCGCGCTTTTCGCCCTGCTGGACCATGCACGCGGCAGCGACGCCGTCCTGCGTGCGGGGGTGACGGTGGAGGGCCCGGACCCCGACGACGATCGCTACCTGCTCGATGCTGACGGCCGTCGTCATGGCCCTTTCGATCTGGTGCTGGCCTGCGATGGCGCGGCATCGCGCCTGCGCCGGCACGTGGGCGGCGTGCGCCGCGACCAGGTCTATCCGTGGGGCGCGCTGTGGTGCCTGCTGGACGCACGCGACTGGCCGCACCGGCAGGAACTCCGCCAGCGTTATGTTGCCGCGCGCCGGATGATCGGCATGTTGCCGGTGGGCACGCGCCCGGGCGATGCGGTACCGCGGGTCAGTTTCTTCTGGAGCCTGCCCGTGGCCGCTTTCGACGGATGGCAGGCAGCCGCCCTCGACGACTGGCGCGGCGCAGTGAGCGAGATCTGGCCCGAAGCCGCGCAGCTGCTCGAATCCACGACGACGCACGCCCAGCTGGCACGCGCGACCTATCGCGACGTCACGCTGAGCCGATGGCATCGTGGCCGCTGGGTGCTGCTCGGCGATGCCGCGCATGCGATGAGCCCGCAGCTGGGGCAGGGCGTCAACATGGCACTGCTCGATGCAGAAGCCCTGCGCGACTCCTTGCGCACCGAAGCTGCGATGACGGACGCGCTGGCGGCCTATGCCCGGACGCGGCAACGCCACGTCGGCATCTACCAGTTCTGGAGCCGGTGGCTGACGCCGGTCTTCCAGTCGGACCGCGACACCATCGCGCGCGCACGGGATCTGGCGTTTCTGCCGATGGGCCGGATGCCCGGCGGCCGCGGGCACATGTTGCGTGTCCTCAGCGGGACGCAGCGGGGTGCATTCGGGTCGTTGATGCTGGCGCCGGATTTT
- a CDS encoding S-methyl-5'-thioinosine phosphorylase, whose translation MDLGIDLAVIGGTGLYQLAELEDVEPHQPVTRYGALSGPVRVGTLDGRRVAFLARHGEGHSVPPHRVNYRANLAALQALGARQVLALNTVGGITERFGPRVLACPDQLIDYTWGRVSTFSEEEGSDLLHIDFGDPYTPALRRRVLDAAAAAGVMLVDGGCYGATQGPRLETRAEIVRLRRDGCDLVGMTGMPEASLARELGLDYACLAIVANWAAGAGPQVDEVITFQHVLDNVAAASSGIPPLLRALLAA comes from the coding sequence ATGGACCTTGGCATCGACCTCGCCGTCATCGGCGGCACCGGCCTCTACCAGCTGGCCGAACTCGAGGATGTCGAACCGCATCAGCCGGTCACGCGCTATGGCGCGCTGTCGGGCCCGGTACGGGTCGGCACCCTGGACGGCCGCCGCGTGGCATTCCTTGCCCGCCACGGCGAAGGGCACTCGGTGCCGCCGCACCGGGTGAACTACCGCGCCAATCTCGCCGCGCTGCAGGCGCTGGGGGCCAGGCAGGTCCTGGCGCTCAATACCGTCGGCGGCATTACAGAACGCTTCGGTCCGCGCGTGCTGGCGTGCCCGGACCAGCTGATCGACTACACATGGGGCCGGGTGTCGACGTTCTCCGAGGAGGAGGGCAGCGACTTGCTGCACATCGATTTCGGCGATCCCTATACGCCGGCGCTGCGCCGGCGCGTACTCGATGCAGCGGCGGCCGCGGGCGTGATGCTGGTCGACGGCGGCTGCTATGGCGCCACCCAGGGCCCACGGCTGGAGACGCGCGCGGAGATCGTGCGCCTGCGTCGTGACGGCTGCGACCTGGTCGGCATGACCGGGATGCCGGAGGCGAGCCTGGCCCGCGAACTCGGGCTCGATTACGCATGCCTGGCGATCGTCGCCAACTGGGCGGCGGGCGCAGGCCCGCAGGTCGACGAAGTGATCACGTTCCAGCACGTGCTCGACAACGTCGCTGCCGCGTCGTCGGGCATTCCGCCGCTGCTCCGGGCGCTGCTGGCCGCCTGA
- a CDS encoding hypoxanthine-guanine phosphoribosyltransferase codes for MNVPRLDDVLDTADLLFDRDTLEEVIETMAEEIADDYGDDDQPPVFITIMHGGMPFAAQLAFAIGENEVDLEFDYLHATRYRGATTGSGLAWLHRPATPLQGRRVLLVDDILDEGHTLKAVRQWVEDQGAADVRVAVLAVKLHDRGIADVEADYVGVEVPDRYVFGYGMDFHEQGRNLPGIYALAE; via the coding sequence ATGAACGTGCCCCGCCTCGACGACGTACTCGACACCGCCGACCTGCTGTTCGACCGCGACACGTTGGAAGAGGTCATCGAGACCATGGCCGAGGAGATCGCCGACGACTACGGCGACGACGACCAGCCGCCGGTGTTCATCACCATCATGCACGGCGGCATGCCGTTCGCCGCGCAGCTGGCCTTTGCGATCGGCGAGAACGAGGTCGATCTCGAATTCGACTATCTGCATGCCACGCGCTACCGCGGCGCCACGACCGGATCCGGCCTGGCCTGGCTGCATCGTCCTGCGACTCCGCTGCAGGGGCGTCGCGTGCTGCTGGTCGACGACATTCTCGACGAGGGCCATACGCTCAAGGCGGTACGCCAGTGGGTCGAGGACCAGGGCGCGGCCGACGTGCGGGTCGCGGTGCTCGCGGTCAAACTCCACGATCGCGGCATCGCCGACGTCGAAGCCGATTACGTCGGCGTCGAGGTGCCGGACCGGTACGTCTTCGGCTACGGCATGGATTTCCACGAGCAGGGGCGCAATCTCCCCGGGATTTACGCACTCGCGGAGTGA